The Pseudomonas berkeleyensis genome includes a region encoding these proteins:
- the nuoJ gene encoding NADH-quinone oxidoreductase subunit J has product MEFAFYFCAGVAVAATVGVVTHTNPVHALLYLIVSLLAVSMVFFSLGAPFAGALEIIVYAGAIMVLFVFVVMMLNLGPAAVTQERKWLTPGIWFGPAILSALLLAQLLYALFIQPSGAAIGHTSVEAKAVGISLFGPYLLAVELAALLLLAALVAAFHLGRHDAKEPTL; this is encoded by the coding sequence ATGGAATTCGCTTTCTACTTCTGCGCCGGGGTAGCCGTTGCTGCAACGGTTGGCGTCGTCACCCACACCAACCCGGTGCACGCCCTGCTCTATCTGATCGTTTCGCTGCTGGCGGTATCGATGGTGTTCTTCAGCCTCGGCGCTCCCTTTGCCGGTGCACTGGAAATCATCGTCTACGCCGGCGCCATCATGGTGCTGTTCGTGTTCGTGGTGATGATGCTCAACCTCGGCCCGGCGGCGGTGACTCAGGAGCGCAAATGGCTGACGCCCGGCATCTGGTTCGGCCCGGCGATTCTCAGTGCGCTGCTGCTGGCGCAACTGTTGTACGCCCTGTTCATCCAGCCCAGCGGTGCAGCCATCGGCCACACCAGCGTCGAAGCCAAGGCCGTCGGCATCAGCCTGTTCGGCCCCTACCTGCTGGCCGTCGAATTGGCCGCGCTGCTGCTGCTCGCCGCCCTGGTAGCCGCCTTCCACCTGGGCCGCCACGACGCCAAGGAGCCAACCCTATGA
- the nuoL gene encoding NADH-quinone oxidoreductase subunit L — MNLLALTLFFPLLGWFLLAFSRGRLSENTSAVIGVGSIGLAAASAAVTIFQFLGNPTAGGSYSLTLWQWMNVDGLAPSFTLYLDGLAVTMLGVVTGVGFLIHLFASWYMRGEEGYSRFFAYTNLFIFSMLLLVLGDNLLVLFFGWEGVGLCSYLLIGFYYKHVPNGNAALKAFIVTRVGDVFLMIGLFLLFLNLGTLNIQELMVLAPQKYVAGDTWLWVATLMLLGGAVGKSAQLPLQTWLADAMAGPTPVSALIHAATMVTAGVYLIARTHGLFLLTPEILHLVGVVGGVTLVLAGFAALVQTDIKRILAYSTMSQIGYMFLALGVGAWDAAIFHLMTHAFFKALLFLASGAVIHACHHEQNIFRMGGLWKKLPLAYASFIVGGAALAALPLLTAGFYSKDEILWEAFASGNSGLLYAGLAGAFLTSIYTFRLIFIAFHGEQKTEAHAGHGIAHNLPLMVLIVLSTFIGAWITPPLAGVLPQSVGHAGGEAKHSLEIVSGCIALAGILLAALLFLGKRSFSTAVAQSAPGRFLSAWWFAAWGFDWLYDKLFVQPYLLLCRLLRRDPIDRGLRVVPLLARGGNALLSSSQTGQTRWYAVSIAAGAVLVLAVILFLS; from the coding sequence ATGAATCTTCTAGCCCTGACTCTATTCTTCCCGCTGCTTGGCTGGTTCCTGCTGGCCTTCTCGCGCGGGCGACTCTCGGAAAACACCAGTGCTGTGATCGGCGTTGGCTCCATCGGCCTGGCCGCCGCCAGCGCGGCGGTGACCATTTTCCAGTTCCTTGGCAACCCGACAGCAGGCGGCTCTTACAGCCTGACCCTGTGGCAGTGGATGAACGTCGACGGCCTGGCGCCGAGCTTCACCCTGTACCTGGACGGCCTGGCCGTGACCATGCTCGGCGTGGTCACGGGCGTAGGCTTCCTGATCCACCTGTTCGCCAGTTGGTACATGCGGGGTGAGGAAGGCTATTCGCGCTTCTTCGCCTACACCAACCTGTTCATCTTCAGCATGTTGCTGCTGGTGCTCGGCGATAACCTGCTGGTGCTGTTCTTCGGCTGGGAAGGCGTGGGCCTGTGCTCGTACCTGCTGATCGGCTTCTATTACAAGCACGTGCCCAACGGTAACGCGGCGCTCAAGGCGTTCATCGTCACCCGCGTCGGCGATGTGTTCCTGATGATTGGCCTGTTCCTGCTGTTCCTCAACCTCGGCACGCTGAACATCCAGGAACTGATGGTGCTGGCGCCGCAGAAATACGTGGCCGGTGACACCTGGCTGTGGGTCGCCACGCTGATGCTGCTTGGCGGCGCGGTGGGCAAATCAGCCCAGTTGCCGCTGCAGACCTGGCTGGCCGACGCCATGGCCGGCCCGACGCCGGTGTCGGCGCTGATCCATGCAGCGACCATGGTCACCGCGGGCGTCTACCTGATCGCCCGTACCCATGGCCTGTTCCTGCTGACCCCGGAGATTCTCCATCTGGTCGGCGTCGTCGGCGGCGTGACCCTGGTACTGGCCGGCTTCGCCGCGCTGGTGCAGACCGATATCAAGCGCATCCTCGCCTACTCGACCATGAGCCAGATCGGCTACATGTTCCTGGCCCTGGGCGTCGGCGCCTGGGACGCGGCGATCTTCCACCTGATGACTCACGCCTTCTTCAAGGCCCTGCTGTTCCTCGCCTCCGGTGCGGTAATCCATGCCTGCCACCACGAGCAGAACATCTTCAGGATGGGTGGCCTGTGGAAGAAACTGCCCCTGGCTTACGCCAGCTTCATCGTCGGCGGTGCGGCTCTGGCTGCGCTGCCGCTGCTGACCGCCGGTTTCTACTCCAAGGACGAGATCCTCTGGGAAGCCTTCGCCAGTGGTAACAGCGGCCTGCTCTATGCCGGTCTGGCTGGCGCCTTCCTGACCTCAATCTACACCTTCCGCCTGATCTTCATCGCCTTCCACGGCGAACAGAAGACCGAAGCACACGCGGGTCATGGCATCGCCCACAACCTGCCGCTGATGGTGCTGATCGTGCTGTCGACCTTCATCGGCGCCTGGATCACTCCGCCACTCGCCGGCGTGCTGCCACAGAGCGTCGGCCATGCTGGTGGCGAGGCCAAGCACAGCCTGGAGATCGTCTCGGGCTGCATCGCCCTGGCCGGTATCCTCCTGGCGGCGCTGCTGTTCCTCGGCAAGCGCAGTTTCTCCACGGCGGTTGCGCAGAGCGCCCCGGGCCGCTTCCTGTCGGCCTGGTGGTTCGCCGCCTGGGGCTTCGACTGGCTCTACGACAAGCTGTTCGTGCAGCCCTACCTGCTGCTGTGCCGCCTGCTGCGCCGCGACCCGATCGACCGTGGTCTGCGTGTAGTGCCACTGCTGGCGCGTGGCGGCAACGCCCTGCTGTCGAGCAGCCAGACCGGCCAGACCCGCTGGTACGCCGTATCCATAGCGGCCGGCGCAGTGCTGGTACTCGCCGTCATCCTCTTTCTGAGCTAA
- the nuoI gene encoding NADH-quinone oxidoreductase subunit NuoI, with protein MFKYIWGILVGTATQLRSLAMVFSHGFRKRDTLQYPEEPVYLPPRYRGRIVLTRDPDGEERCVACNLCAVACPVGCISLQKAETDDGRWYPEFFRINFSRCIFCGLCEEACPTTAIQLTPDFEMGEFKRQDLVYEKEDLLISGPGKNPDYNFYRVAGMAIAGKPKGAAQNEAEPINVKSLLP; from the coding sequence ATGTTCAAGTACATCTGGGGCATCCTGGTTGGCACCGCCACCCAGCTGCGCAGCTTGGCCATGGTGTTCAGCCATGGTTTTCGCAAGCGTGACACCCTGCAATACCCGGAAGAGCCCGTTTACCTGCCGCCGCGCTACCGTGGTCGCATCGTCCTCACCCGTGACCCCGACGGCGAAGAGCGCTGCGTCGCTTGCAACCTGTGCGCCGTGGCCTGCCCTGTCGGCTGCATCTCGCTGCAGAAGGCCGAGACCGATGACGGTCGCTGGTACCCGGAATTCTTCCGCATCAACTTCTCGCGCTGCATCTTCTGCGGCCTGTGCGAGGAGGCCTGTCCAACCACCGCGATCCAGCTCACCCCCGATTTCGAAATGGGCGAGTTCAAGCGTCAGGATCTGGTGTACGAGAAGGAAGACCTGCTGATCAGCGGCCCAGGCAAGAACCCGGACTACAACTTCTACCGCGTTGCCGGTATGGCCATCGCCGGTAAGCCGAAAGGCGCCGCGCAGAACGAGGCCGAGCCGATCAACGTGAAGAGCCTGCTGCCTTGA
- a CDS encoding TRAP transporter substrate-binding protein produces the protein MFNSIRALAVCALALASLSATAVLADEPILIKFSHVVADSTPKGQGALLFKELVEQRLAGKVRVEVYPNSSLYGDANELEALRNNDVQLLAPSLAKFEQYTKQLQVFDLPFLFDDLEAVNRFQKRAKGRQLLRSMEDHNIVGLAYWHNGMKQLSATRALNLPGDANGLSFRIQPSAVLEAQFGQLGAKTQKLPFSEVFKALQSGQVQGAENPWSNIYSQKLHEVQPFISETNHGVLDYMLVSNSRFWYGIPHQVRMELESIIDEVTYAVNKQAEAANQSDRQRIIDSGRSQVISLSAEERQAWRDAMRPVWQQFEPIIGSDVIKAAQTVNRKKRD, from the coding sequence ATGTTCAATTCGATCCGCGCCCTGGCCGTCTGCGCCCTGGCGTTAGCCTCTCTCAGCGCCACTGCGGTGCTGGCCGATGAACCTATCCTGATCAAGTTCTCCCACGTCGTCGCCGATAGCACGCCCAAGGGCCAGGGCGCCCTGCTGTTCAAGGAACTGGTCGAACAACGTCTGGCTGGCAAGGTTCGTGTCGAGGTCTACCCCAACTCCAGCCTTTACGGCGACGCCAACGAGCTGGAGGCGCTGCGCAACAACGACGTGCAATTGCTGGCACCGTCCCTGGCCAAGTTCGAGCAATACACCAAGCAGTTGCAGGTGTTCGATCTGCCTTTCCTGTTCGATGACCTCGAAGCAGTCAACCGCTTCCAAAAGCGCGCCAAGGGCCGCCAATTGCTGCGCTCGATGGAAGATCACAACATCGTCGGCCTGGCCTACTGGCACAACGGGATGAAGCAGCTCTCGGCAACCCGGGCGCTGAACCTGCCGGGCGATGCCAATGGTCTGAGCTTCCGTATCCAGCCGTCCGCTGTGCTGGAAGCGCAATTCGGCCAACTGGGCGCAAAAACGCAGAAACTGCCATTTTCCGAAGTCTTCAAAGCGCTGCAGAGCGGCCAGGTACAAGGCGCGGAAAACCCCTGGTCAAATATCTACAGCCAGAAACTGCACGAAGTGCAGCCCTTCATCAGCGAGACCAATCACGGCGTGCTCGACTACATGCTGGTGAGCAACTCACGCTTCTGGTACGGCATCCCGCATCAGGTACGCATGGAGCTCGAAAGCATCATCGACGAGGTCACCTATGCGGTTAACAAACAGGCCGAAGCCGCCAACCAGAGCGATCGCCAGCGCATCATCGATTCCGGTCGTAGCCAGGTGATCAGCCTCAGCGCCGAGGAACGTCAGGCCTGGCGTGATGCAATGCGCCCGGTGTGGCAGCAGTTCGAGCCGATAATCGGCAGCGACGTGATCAAGGCCGCGCAAACGGTCAATCGCAAGAAACGCGACTGA
- the nuoK gene encoding NADH-quinone oxidoreductase subunit NuoK yields the protein MTGIPMEHGLALAAALFSIGLIGLMVRRNILFVLMSLEVMMNAAALAFVVAGARWGQPDGQVMFIMVITLAAAEASIGLAILLQLYRRFNTLDIDAASEMRG from the coding sequence ATGACCGGCATCCCCATGGAGCACGGCCTGGCACTGGCCGCTGCCCTGTTCAGCATCGGCCTGATCGGCCTGATGGTGCGCCGCAACATTCTCTTCGTATTGATGAGCCTGGAAGTGATGATGAACGCCGCCGCCCTCGCCTTCGTAGTGGCCGGAGCCCGCTGGGGCCAGCCTGACGGCCAGGTGATGTTCATCATGGTGATCACCCTGGCAGCCGCCGAGGCCAGTATCGGCCTGGCGATCCTGCTGCAGCTGTATCGCCGCTTCAATACCCTCGATATCGACGCTGCCAGCGAGATGCGCGGATGA
- the nuoM gene encoding NADH-quinone oxidoreductase subunit M encodes MILPWLILIPFIGGLLCWQLERFGNVLPRWIALITMGLLFGLSLWLWLTGDFGLAPAPGSDPRWAHEFVVDWIPRLGITIHLAMDGLSILMVVLTGLLGVLSVLCSWNEIQNRVGFFHLNLMWILGGVVGVFLAVDLFLFFFFWEMMLVPMYFLIALWGHSGSDGKTRITAATKFFIFTQASGLLMLLSILALVFVHFNQTGLLTFNYADLLKTELAPGTEYLLMLGFFIAFAVKFPVVPVHSWLPDAHAQAPTAGSVDLAGILLKTAAYGLMRFALPLFPNASAEFAPIAQWLGVFAIVYGALLSFAQTDIKRLVAYSSVSHMGFVLIAIYSGSLIALQGAVVQMVAHGLSAAALFILCGQLYERIHTRDLREMGGIWARMPWLPAVSLFFAAAALGLPGTGNFVGEFLILLGSFPSAPWVVVLAATGLVLGSVYALAMIHRAYFGPVKVEAALPGLKARELSMVLGLGVLLILLGVYPQPVLDTSAASMHGVQQWIAGALNQLASAR; translated from the coding sequence ATGATTCTGCCCTGGCTAATCCTGATTCCCTTCATCGGCGGCCTGCTCTGCTGGCAGCTTGAACGCTTCGGCAATGTGCTGCCGCGCTGGATCGCCCTGATCACCATGGGCCTGCTGTTCGGCCTGAGCCTGTGGCTGTGGCTGACCGGCGACTTCGGTCTGGCTCCAGCACCCGGCAGCGACCCGCGCTGGGCCCACGAATTCGTGGTGGACTGGATACCGCGTCTGGGTATCACCATCCACCTGGCGATGGACGGCCTGTCGATCCTCATGGTGGTGCTCACCGGCCTGCTCGGTGTGCTCTCGGTACTGTGCTCGTGGAACGAGATCCAGAACCGCGTCGGTTTCTTCCACCTCAACCTGATGTGGATTCTCGGCGGCGTGGTCGGCGTGTTCCTCGCGGTCGACCTGTTCCTGTTCTTCTTCTTCTGGGAAATGATGCTGGTGCCGATGTACTTCCTCATCGCGCTCTGGGGTCATAGCGGTAGCGACGGCAAGACCCGCATCACCGCCGCCACCAAGTTCTTCATCTTCACTCAGGCCAGCGGCCTGCTGATGCTGCTGTCGATCCTCGCCCTGGTGTTCGTGCACTTCAATCAGACCGGCCTGCTGACCTTCAACTATGCCGACCTGCTGAAGACCGAACTGGCGCCCGGCACCGAATACCTGCTGATGCTCGGCTTCTTCATCGCCTTCGCGGTGAAGTTCCCGGTGGTGCCGGTGCACTCCTGGCTACCGGACGCGCACGCCCAGGCCCCCACCGCCGGCTCGGTGGATCTGGCGGGTATCCTGCTGAAAACTGCGGCTTACGGCCTGATGCGCTTCGCCCTGCCGTTGTTCCCCAATGCCTCGGCCGAGTTCGCGCCGATCGCTCAGTGGCTCGGCGTGTTCGCCATCGTCTATGGTGCCCTGCTGTCGTTCGCACAGACCGACATCAAGCGCCTGGTGGCTTACTCCAGCGTCTCGCACATGGGGTTCGTGCTCATTGCGATCTACTCTGGCAGCCTGATCGCCCTGCAAGGCGCGGTGGTGCAGATGGTCGCCCACGGCCTGTCCGCCGCAGCGCTGTTCATCCTCTGCGGCCAGCTGTACGAGCGCATCCACACCCGTGACCTGCGCGAAATGGGCGGTATCTGGGCGCGCATGCCCTGGTTGCCGGCCGTCAGCCTGTTCTTCGCTGCCGCCGCCCTGGGGCTGCCGGGTACCGGCAACTTCGTCGGTGAGTTCCTGATTCTGCTCGGCAGCTTCCCGAGCGCGCCGTGGGTCGTAGTGCTGGCCGCCACCGGCCTGGTACTGGGCTCGGTGTATGCCCTGGCGATGATTCACCGCGCTTACTTCGGCCCGGTGAAGGTCGAAGCGGCGCTGCCAGGCCTCAAGGCGCGCGAGCTGAGCATGGTGCTCGGCCTTGGCGTGCTGCTGATTCTGCTCGGCGTTTATCCGCAACCGGTGCTGGACACCTCCGCTGCCAGCATGCACGGCGTGCAGCAGTGGATCGCGGGCGCCCTCAATCAACTCGCTTCGGCTCGGTAG
- a CDS encoding putative bifunctional diguanylate cyclase/phosphodiesterase, with translation MLIGSYDSSLVALSLCVAILASYTALDLAGRIASAQGAARVLWIGGGAVAMGIGIWSMHFVGMLAFSLPIPLGYDLTITLLSLAIAMLASGFALWLVSQSELPVWHIALGSLAMGAGIGAMHYIGMAAMRMQPGIDYDPLLFALSLLIAVAASGAALLIAFRLRRHTPYVRLARAGAAVIMGFAIVGMHYTGMAAASFPEGSLCGAAFSGLDSRWLASLVIVTTFAVLAIALLTSILDARLEARTELLNSSLAKANEELTQLALHDSLTKLPNRLLLEDRIGQSILKVQRNGGYFALLFMDLDGFKPVNDAFGHHVGDLLLVAVAQRLRAHLRAHDSLARIGGDEFVLLAELRHPDDAAKVASHVVGLLGQAFDIDGHELRVSTSVGITLYPGDGIDQQELLINADAAMYHAKSLGKNGYSFFESSMNTNARQQLQLLHDLRVALERREFRLHYQPKFASESGHMLGAEALLRWQHPEQGLLAPIHFIGLAEKTGLIIPIGEWVLDEACRQMRVWYEQGHEDWRVAVNLSALQFCHGELVENVRQTLSRHELPANCLTLEITESTAMHDVGASQEILERLVEMGVDISIDDFGTGYSSLLYLKRLPANELKIDRGFVRDLEHDGDDVAIVSAIVALGQALNLRIVAEGVETPEQQAFLTQLGCDSLQGYLLGHPLPAEHLPTGEGAVSRVSCD, from the coding sequence ATGCTGATTGGTAGTTACGATTCATCCCTGGTAGCGCTTTCGCTTTGTGTCGCCATTCTGGCCTCGTATACGGCGCTTGATCTGGCTGGGCGCATCGCCAGCGCCCAGGGCGCCGCGCGCGTCCTGTGGATCGGTGGTGGCGCTGTGGCGATGGGCATCGGCATCTGGTCGATGCACTTCGTCGGCATGCTTGCTTTCAGCCTGCCAATCCCCCTCGGTTACGACCTGACCATCACCTTGCTGTCGCTGGCCATCGCCATGCTCGCCTCGGGCTTCGCCCTGTGGCTGGTGAGCCAGTCCGAACTGCCTGTTTGGCATATTGCGCTGGGCTCGTTGGCCATGGGCGCGGGCATTGGCGCGATGCACTACATCGGTATGGCGGCGATGCGCATGCAGCCAGGTATCGACTACGACCCGCTGTTGTTCGCCTTGTCACTGCTGATCGCGGTCGCGGCATCGGGGGCGGCATTGTTGATCGCCTTCCGTTTGCGCCGCCATACGCCTTATGTGCGCCTGGCCCGAGCCGGCGCGGCGGTGATCATGGGCTTCGCCATCGTCGGTATGCACTACACCGGAATGGCTGCAGCGAGCTTTCCCGAGGGCAGCCTGTGCGGCGCCGCCTTCAGCGGCCTGGACAGTCGTTGGCTGGCCAGCTTGGTAATCGTCACCACCTTCGCCGTGTTGGCCATTGCCCTGTTGACGTCGATTCTCGACGCCCGTCTTGAGGCGCGCACGGAGCTGCTCAACAGTTCGTTGGCCAAGGCCAATGAGGAACTCACTCAATTGGCTCTGCACGATAGCCTGACCAAGCTACCCAACCGTCTGCTGCTGGAGGATCGGATTGGCCAGAGTATTCTCAAGGTGCAGCGCAACGGCGGCTACTTCGCCTTGCTGTTCATGGATCTGGACGGCTTCAAACCCGTCAACGATGCCTTCGGTCATCACGTCGGCGACCTGTTGCTGGTAGCCGTGGCTCAGCGTTTGCGCGCCCATCTGCGGGCTCATGACAGCCTGGCACGGATCGGCGGTGATGAGTTCGTGCTGCTGGCCGAGCTGCGCCATCCGGACGATGCGGCCAAGGTCGCCAGCCATGTGGTTGGCCTGCTGGGGCAGGCGTTCGACATAGACGGGCATGAATTGCGGGTGTCGACCAGCGTCGGTATCACCCTGTATCCCGGCGATGGCATCGACCAGCAGGAGCTGTTGATCAATGCCGATGCGGCGATGTACCACGCCAAGAGCCTGGGCAAGAACGGCTACAGCTTCTTCGAGAGTTCGATGAACACCAACGCCCGGCAGCAACTGCAGTTGTTGCACGATCTGCGTGTGGCGCTGGAACGCAGAGAGTTTCGCCTGCATTACCAACCCAAATTCGCCAGCGAAAGCGGGCACATGCTGGGCGCCGAGGCCCTGCTGCGCTGGCAGCACCCAGAGCAGGGGTTGTTGGCGCCGATCCACTTCATCGGTCTGGCGGAGAAGACCGGGCTGATCATTCCCATCGGTGAATGGGTACTGGACGAGGCCTGCCGACAGATGCGCGTCTGGTACGAGCAGGGTCATGAGGATTGGCGCGTCGCGGTCAACCTCTCGGCATTGCAGTTCTGCCACGGCGAGCTGGTCGAGAACGTACGGCAGACCCTGTCACGCCACGAGCTGCCGGCCAATTGCCTGACCCTGGAGATCACTGAAAGCACCGCCATGCACGATGTGGGCGCCAGTCAGGAGATTCTCGAGCGGCTGGTCGAGATGGGCGTGGATATCTCCATCGACGATTTTGGTACCGGCTATTCGAGCCTGCTCTATCTCAAACGCCTGCCAGCCAATGAGCTGAAGATCGACCGTGGTTTCGTACGTGACCTGGAGCATGACGGCGATGACGTCGCCATCGTCTCCGCCATCGTGGCGCTGGGGCAGGCGTTGAACCTGCGTATCGTCGCCGAAGGGGTGGAAACGCCCGAGCAGCAGGCGTTTCTTACCCAACTGGGCTGCGACTCACTGCAGGGCTATCTGCTCGGCCATCCGCTACCGGCTGAGCACTTGCCCACTGGTGAGGGTGCGGTCAGTCGCGTTTCTTGCGATTGA
- the nuoN gene encoding NADH-quinone oxidoreductase subunit NuoN produces the protein MEFTTQHLIALLPLVVTSVTVLVVMLAVAAKRNHALTFILSVIGLNLALLSLIPAMGVAPIQVTPLLLVDSFAGYYMALVLASTLACVTLIHAYLGAESGKGYPGNREEMYLLILLSAAGGLVLVSAQNLAGLFIGLELLSVPTYGMIGYAFFNKRSLEAGIKYMVLSAAGSAFLLFGMALLYAESGSLAFSEIGASLANGNSLIVEIGIGMMLIGLAFKLSLVPFHLWTPDVYEGAPAPVAAFLATASKIAVFAVLLRLYQISPATAGGWLNELLTLLAVASILFGNLLALLQNNLKRLLGYSSIAHFGYLLVALVASKGLAVEAIGVYLATYVLTSLGAFGVITLMSTPYSGRDADALYEYRGLFWRRPYLTAVLTVMMLSLAGIPLTAGFIGKFYVIAAGVEAQLWWLLGAMVLGSAIGVFYYLRVMVTLFMREPNLHRHDAPFDWGQRAGGIMLLVVALLAFFLGVYPQPLLELVQQAGLVALAQ, from the coding sequence GTGGAATTCACGACCCAACACCTGATCGCCCTGCTGCCGCTGGTGGTCACCAGTGTGACCGTGCTGGTGGTGATGCTGGCCGTCGCCGCCAAACGCAATCACGCCCTGACGTTCATTCTCTCGGTCATCGGCCTGAACCTGGCTCTGCTGTCGCTGATCCCGGCCATGGGCGTGGCGCCAATCCAGGTCACCCCGCTTTTGCTGGTCGACAGCTTCGCCGGCTATTACATGGCCCTGGTGCTGGCCTCTACCCTGGCCTGCGTCACCCTGATTCATGCCTATCTGGGCGCTGAATCTGGCAAGGGCTATCCGGGCAACCGCGAGGAAATGTACCTGCTGATCCTGCTCTCGGCCGCTGGCGGCCTGGTGCTGGTCAGCGCACAGAACCTGGCCGGCCTGTTCATCGGCCTGGAACTGCTGTCGGTACCGACTTACGGCATGATCGGTTACGCCTTCTTCAACAAGCGCTCGCTGGAAGCCGGCATCAAGTACATGGTGCTGTCGGCCGCCGGTTCGGCGTTCCTGCTGTTCGGCATGGCCCTGCTCTATGCAGAGTCCGGCAGCCTGGCCTTTAGCGAAATCGGCGCGAGCCTGGCCAATGGCAACAGCCTGATCGTGGAAATCGGCATCGGCATGATGCTGATCGGCCTAGCCTTCAAGCTGTCGCTGGTCCCCTTCCACCTGTGGACGCCGGATGTCTACGAAGGAGCTCCTGCACCGGTGGCGGCGTTCCTCGCCACCGCCAGCAAGATCGCCGTGTTCGCCGTGCTGCTGCGGCTGTACCAGATCTCCCCGGCGACCGCTGGCGGCTGGCTGAACGAGCTGCTGACACTGCTCGCCGTGGCCTCGATCCTCTTCGGTAACCTGCTGGCGCTGCTGCAGAACAACCTCAAGCGTCTGCTCGGCTACTCCTCCATCGCCCACTTCGGTTACTTGCTGGTGGCGCTGGTCGCCAGCAAGGGCCTGGCCGTGGAAGCCATCGGCGTCTACCTCGCCACCTATGTACTGACCAGCCTCGGTGCGTTCGGCGTGATCACCCTGATGTCCACGCCGTACAGTGGCCGTGATGCTGACGCGCTGTACGAGTACCGCGGCCTGTTCTGGCGCCGTCCGTACCTGACCGCCGTGCTCACCGTGATGATGCTGTCGCTGGCCGGCATCCCGCTGACTGCCGGCTTTATCGGCAAGTTCTACGTGATCGCCGCGGGTGTCGAAGCGCAACTGTGGTGGCTGCTCGGTGCCATGGTGCTGGGTAGCGCCATTGGCGTGTTCTACTACCTGCGCGTGATGGTCACCCTGTTCATGCGCGAACCTAACCTGCATCGCCACGATGCACCATTCGACTGGGGCCAGCGTGCCGGCGGCATCATGCTGCTAGTGGTCGCCCTGCTCGCCTTCTTCCTCGGCGTCTACCCACAGCCGCTGCTGGAACTGGTGCAACAGGCCGGCCTCGTCGCCCTGGCGCAGTGA
- the tam gene encoding trans-aconitate 2-methyltransferase: MSWSAQQYSLFERQRTRPVYDLLASVPNHGIDLAVDLGCGPGNSTQVLQEHVPTARVLGLDNSEDMVRAARERLPNIRFDLADIQHWRASEAPQLILANASLQWLPDHARLYPHLLAQLAAGGWLAIQTPDNLQEPAHRLAREVAADGPWASRVGEVSHPQRHSAQAYYDILGPHCSELDIWRTTYFHVLDDAAAVVEWFKSTALRPFLQPLDAEQQAAFLERYLAAVSEAYPAQADGRVLLPFPRLFLVARR, translated from the coding sequence ATGAGTTGGTCCGCTCAGCAATACAGTCTGTTCGAGCGTCAGCGCACCCGACCCGTGTACGACCTGCTTGCTTCAGTGCCGAATCACGGGATCGACCTAGCCGTGGATCTGGGCTGTGGCCCAGGCAACTCCACGCAGGTGCTGCAAGAGCATGTGCCGACGGCGCGCGTGCTTGGCCTCGACAACAGTGAAGACATGGTGCGTGCGGCTCGTGAGCGTTTACCGAACATTCGCTTCGATCTGGCGGATATCCAACACTGGCGCGCCAGCGAGGCTCCGCAACTGATTCTGGCCAACGCCTCGCTGCAGTGGCTGCCGGATCATGCCCGGCTCTATCCGCACCTGCTCGCACAACTGGCTGCGGGAGGCTGGCTGGCGATCCAGACGCCGGACAACCTGCAGGAGCCAGCCCATCGCCTGGCGCGCGAAGTGGCGGCCGACGGGCCATGGGCGTCGCGTGTTGGTGAGGTAAGTCATCCGCAGCGGCATAGTGCGCAGGCCTACTACGACATTTTGGGCCCGCACTGCAGTGAGCTGGATATCTGGCGCACCACCTATTTCCATGTGCTCGATGATGCGGCAGCGGTGGTGGAGTGGTTCAAGTCGACGGCGCTGCGGCCGTTCCTGCAACCGTTGGATGCCGAGCAGCAAGCTGCGTTTCTCGAGCGCTACCTGGCTGCCGTCAGTGAAGCTTATCCAGCACAGGCCGATGGCCGTGTGCTGTTGCCATTCCCGCGTCTGTTCCTGGTCGCGCGGCGCTGA